Within the Apis cerana isolate GH-2021 linkage group LG9, AcerK_1.0, whole genome shotgun sequence genome, the region AGACGCGTCGATTAGAAAAATGCGagaaaatacgataaaatatctctcttcgctacgtttctttttttttttctttttttctaaataattactcGAATTCTCCCGATTCTCGTTCTCTTGGCTACCCAATTGTTCTAACGAATTTGAAAGATTTCCCAGATTGTCGTTCTTTGTTACAGGTTTGACGGAAGTCTGTGACACGCTCATCCCCATCATCTCGTTGATCGTATGATCGATGTTCTTCAACGTGACGGTTCCGTCTCGAACCAGCTCCATTAGGATCATGTTTAATTCCTTGAACAATTGGGTCTGAAACGTTAACCTTTCAATTAATTCGCTACGATGATTCGCTTCTTTCTCtcaaaaatatccaatttcaaaaaaaaagagagaaatagggagagagaaaagatagGATGTTTGGATCGAAAAATGGATTCGAGATTCGAGACTTGCCTCGTGTTGCACGAGATTGCTCAAATTAGGAAAATCCGTGAGAAATTTCTCGATCTCCTCGCTCCCCAATAGAACAGCCTGCTTGATCACGATGTCCTTAATGGCGTTCTTTAACTGAGAATCTTCATTTCCGGTGAACTCGCGGTCGGACACCCGATGAACCCTAGCGCTCCTTTGTTGATCGATCTCCGTTTGATTTTCTTCGATGACAGAaagagatgaaaaagaaaaaaaacaagaaacaaaattttctcccGTTCCTCCATCTTTCCTTACATCTCACCGTTACATCCCCTCTTACCTTTAGATTCTAATTTGGCAAAGGAGCCATAATGCACCTACAACATTTATCGATCGTTATTTTTCATCTCGTTAAATCTCGTTTTCGAAAGTGAGagtaagagaaaaagagagagagaaagagagagagagtttcttTACTCACTTGTAGGACGATTAACAGCAACGTGATCGCGGAaaacttcattttttcatCACTTTCTTCGATCGCGGAAGGAACGGAGGATAGTCGATCGTCGATCGTCAGACGATAAGACGATGGATGGAGTAATGACAAGTGCCGACAGGGCGATCGATTTTATAGCGGGCAACGGTTAAACACACTTCTGCTATGCAGTGTTTTCTAAACATCCCTGGCAAACATCCCGATAAAATCGAACTCCGTTATTCGATATGACGAATCGTTCTGAATAGTTACGTCGAGTAACCAAACGTTTTCGCGGcgcaaaaattttctttgatcgCGGCTCAATGAGTTTGGAATGAATGATGAAACGGGCTTGATTAACGTGCCAATCTGCCCGTTTCAAACGAATTACAATCGTTCCTTTACACGcggataataaaatgataatttatttcgttaagaAAAACGATCCTAGGGTTAATTCAAGAATGCTTTCAATTAAAggtcattaaaaaaagagaggcgTTCGATTCGTTTGTtacaaaagtttatttaaataactaaaataacacgaggaatatatataaaattgagcAACACGGTCTGTTGTCGTTGTTGAAAGGAAATCGACTATCCAAGATCGAAGCCAAGACAGCTGCTCATCGTCCAAAGCCTCTGTAAATAACGGAGGaaataatttgagaaaaatattccgcagaagaatatatatatatatgaaacgcATGGAAGAAGAATGCGTACCCGGTCTTTGAGCTGGCAAAAGCAGCGCTTCCGAACGGCGAGCTAATAGCACCAGCTTGAGCGGAGCTGTGCGAACCTCCGAAGCCGCCTATGGGAAAGCCACCGAATCCGCCGTATCCGCCGTATCCGCCGTATCCACCGTATCCACCGTATCCATGATATCCACCGAATCCACCGAAGTGGCGGTGAGGATCCGGATTTGCCTCTCTGATCGGCCTCGACACTGGACTCTCTGGTATTAGCGCacaaaaaatctttcttatcTCGATATATTCGAAAGTTTGCCCCGAAAGCCGCCCGAGGCTATTCCATTCACGAAacgtacataaataaataataatctgggAAAGATTAACGAGAGGCGATTTCGATGACCTTAGAGAGGACGAGTGGGAAGgtcgaaagtaatttttacCCGACCGTTAAAAGATGTTGCGGAGATTCACTAAACGATGAGTCAGATCGAccgtaatatattttgatcccGTCGATGTGACGTGAAGCATGTTAATCATTGCACGTTCGAGAGATACAACTATACACCAGAGATATGCAAAGGAGAAGCTGTCATGTGACTGTTAAACAAACACAAACGTGGGAAGGGAATAATACACTATCGCGAAGAACGACTCGAACAATTCTCTCGGCCTCGGCCTTCATACCTTTCCCCGATATTGTAACATTTGTAATTTACACTTTTAAGGGAAGGAAATTTGTTCGTTTATTTCTCTCACGAATGCAAACACGTTTAGTATCGAGATACCGTACCTTGTTCCTCGGGAACAGCGTCCTGTTCCGCGGCAGGGTGAGCAGGGTATGCGATGGCGCCGGCCAACATCGTAACCAGAACGATTAGCGCGATCTTCATGGTTGAACGGTTTATCGGGAGGAGATAACAAGTTTACTGGACTAGTTAGCAACCAGCTTCTTCGAGTTTCGAGTGCGAAGTGACGATGAGAAAATCCGGAGGGCGGCCTTTATATAGAAAGCGTCTCGATCCGTGTTGGGATGTCCCGCCGCGGTTTACGTGGGTACCAAACGGGTACTCTTGCCGAGGAACGGACGAATCTCATTAGCACGGACAACCTTTCCATTGTGTGAACACGGTTGGACACGGCTTAACGTTTACCCAGCCGGTCATCGAAAGTTAAACAGTTGGACGGCTATCAACGATGATCCAGCGATATTGCATCCCTACCTTTTCGTGCCACCAACCAGTTTCGTTTCGCTTCGATTATTCAAGGCGGATGAACTTGTGACAGAGagcttcctttttcttcctttcttctcgtcTCCAACTATTTCTCCTCCAATTTCGCAACACcaattcttcgatttttgGGGATTTtcggagggaaggaaggaggggagaaaaCGAAGATTAACCTttcttttaaacttatttttatttacaaaatacgcgttaatatattctttcgttttctttttcgtctTTTTAATTCGTCGAAGGGAGGAGTCGAATTTTATATcccaatttctatttaatttttttatcgagcaaTCAAGAGGATTTAAGCTAAATCGTacgatcaaataaattttccattttatttcaagtaGCTTCTGCTGTCCAGCTCAATATCCGAAGCCTGTTGCGTAAAAGTGTTTTATTTGGTATTAAATTCTCGATTTTCATCAAGGCATCGATATAAATACGAGGCTACGTGGGTGGAAAATTTCTTGATGAAGTCGTTGATCGAGacgttaaattgaatttttaaaaacgagaCGCACGTAcggaatataaattgaaaaattcccgtcaaaaattatcataataattttatgacgCGTGGAAAGATTCTATGTGTATTGCGTGTTAATCAAGACTTGGAACTTGGCTGGGATTCCCCGTACGGGCCGTCTTTCATCGTCGTATACCTTCTTTCCTAACATTGGGTTAGAGTGATTATCTTTCAGATTGAAGTGATAATCGACGCTATTGTGTACGTGAcataaaagtaagaaaattgCTTTGGAAAAGTATAAGCGGATAATGATCCTCGATCCCAAGTTGAAACCGAGATATGGAAATTGCGCAAACTTGTCTCAAAATTGATCCTTGAACACTTGAAAACACTTTTGAAGGCCGAGAACGCTTcctgataattaatttatgcgaAACGGAAGATGAGACGATCGTAACGCCATTTTTAACgtgttgtaaaaatttctttcaaacatcgggaatgaaactttttctcgattttttattcttaaatttcacGACCTCGTTTCGAAGAAACTTCGAAGATAAGCGaatgatatttcaaagaatGAAAGTAATTTGCGCATAATGTGAGAAGTAGCGGAAGAATcgcttattcaaaattattcttccaaGATTCGAATATCAAGACTTCACGTCCTTCGTATTTTTGAACGAAAAGATTCCACGGTAGGAAGTAACCATACCATTCACGATGAATCACAccaacgtttctttttttatgtagaAATCTTTCTACTAAtagctttatatatataatgtcaaGGTTTCGTAAAGAGTACGATAATTTCCGTGTAAAAGCTATCTAATTCGACTGTTTAACGAACCAATTTGATCTGTTCAGAAGTGTCGCTTCCTCGAGTTTGCATTTTTTCTATATgatcgttcttctttttttttttttagacacACGTCGTTAAACGGAATTGCGTCGATGGAAAAACCGATTTTGATGTGTTACCACGATTCGTAGTTCGATGCTTTCAAGAGTATTAAATCTTCGCGGCAAAAGAAGAATGATATCAGAGCACGGTATCTTTTTACGCAATAATTTTTGCACAATTAATGATATCGAAGGTGatgatttcgataaattacaaGACTTTGGACAAATATTTGGATGACTcgttattattagtaaaatttgctcgtaaaaaattttttttattcgttttattatcaCCTCGAAACTAACTAAATTAAACGTAAGTGGTAAATAAAAGATTGGAAAGATTGAAAGTTAATCGTAAACTCGATAAACATAAAGATATGGATAAATGCCTgttaataaaggaaaaataaagccGAGTGACGAGTTTTCGTTTCTTAGAAACGATTAGAGGGTGCGCATGGGCACGCCGCGTCGCTTAATGACCGCCTcttccagaaaccaatgaacgGCAGGGTCAATGTTTAACGTCCTTGCCGGTATCCAGTCACCGGTCAACTTTATTTTTCCTCAAGTCACAGTTACGGATCTTGGAAGTGATACGTTGGTTCCATTGAAAATGTTCGAAACTCGATTTCACtttgagaataaatttattttcaacgtttttttttcttcgcttcGCGCGAAGAATCGAAGGGATCCATCCTTCCTCCCGCTGGAAGACGACGATTCGATTAGACGTACAACATTTTTTACTGGCTACCGAAAATGACCTCTCCCCCCTCGTTAAATTCTAGACAATTCTATTCCTCGATTCGTTTACTTGTTAATAAACTTCTCCATGGAAGAACTGTGTAACGAATGAGATTAACTTCGATCGACACACTATACTCTTCGATGCGATGGCAGTTAGAACGATCATGCGAACCCTTCACTCCTCAATCTTTCTTCGAGGATAAAATATTGCACTAGTCCGTACGATCGCTACGAAAAAACCTACctcctatatatatttatatatatatatatatttccttataatctacaaattttaaaattacaaactaAGTACATGCTAAGATTATCCACTTACTAATGATTAAGGAAGAGTTGTTTAATTTTCACGAACACCGGTAAAGGGTAAGCACAATTTCTCTACCAACGTACCGTTTCGACGAAATTCTCggcgaattataaatattatcgcaggggatgaaaaaaatcgattcgcAGTAGTTAAATGTATGAAACGGAGCGTCCACTTCGGATTGTTCGATTACTCGTACGGAACGACGATGGGGGAAATAGAAAAGTGGAGCGTGTCGTCGTGGgtgctctctctttctctctctctctctttctctctcttgtcTGCATATTAATGTCCGATGGAATATTGATCTTAACGGTATCGATAGGTCGGACGCAGCTAACTCTGTGCCGTGCCCGATCGATCCACTACGATGATCTACTCTTCGGCCACCGGTGTACGCCGCTTTTTCCTGTTGGGAAAATTGTTGGGTGAATACCGCGATACATGGCGAGATAACTATCCAAAAGTATCTCCTAGATCCTATCgaatcctctctttctctctatttttttcttttttcaaacaaatccTTCGTTTCTCGAAGAATATCGTCGTTTTAAAATCTTACCCGTTAGGGGATCCACCGTAAGCAGTCGCGACCGAGCTCGCAACGCCGCCCTTCCCGGTGGAGTAACTGTTGGCGATCGCTGTTACAGCTCCAGGGGGCGATCCTCCGGAGGATCCAGATCGGCTGGAGCCGCCGGGGAAGCTGAACACCATGGGGAAGAAGTTGTTCAGGTTGGGGTAGTTTTGCCGACGGCGACTCCCTTTGAAAGGGATGAAGGGAACGGATggctcgtcgtcgtcgtcctcgtcctcgtcgtcctCTTCGTCGTCGTCCACCACGACCACCGGTgtcttcttcgtcttcttccCATGCTGCGCCTTGGGACGATTCGGTTGGGACACTTCTGTGTTCGTGATGACTGGCTCCGCGGCTGGGGTCACCGCGGCTGCTTCGGTCGTGAACACGGGGGCAGGTTCCGGTTCCGGTTGCTCCTAAtcgtgtaattatttatttggaatttttttcaaactttctgAATGCTCGATCGCGACTGAATGTTTGATCGTTTTGGAGAATAtttggaagaaaagagaaaaatatttcgaatattttgttcgattatttacttggaattttctctttcaaattttcatgtgTTCTGAATGCTCGATCGCGACTGAATGTTCGATCGTTTTGGAGAATAtttggaagaaaagagaaaaatatttcgaacgttttgttcgattatttaattggaattttctctttcaaacTTTCGTGTATCTGAATACTCGATTTagggaatatttgaataaaaagagaaaaatattttgaaaagataaatcGTTGCACAGTATTTACTTggaattttctcttttgtgTCGATCTGAATGTCCGATCGTTTCAGggaaatatttgagaaaaatattttgaacagTACCTGAGGAACAGTTTGTTGCTTATGTTGATGCTGCTCGTCTTCCTCTCGTTGTTGGTCATCACCCTGAGGACGATTCGCTTCATCGTGTGGACGACGTTCGTCCTGTTGAGGATTCTCGTTGTGCTGATAATCTTCCTCCTGTTGCACCCGATGTTGCTCATCCTCGTTGTAACCCTCGTCCACCTCTGGAGCGGCTTGCGCCTCCGCGCTTGACACTTCCGGTTCCTCGATCGGTTCCGGCCCATTGCTCAAATGTGGCGGCTGCATGCCACCGAAGAATGCCTCACCGCTCACCGCATTCCCTTGCGCGAAAACACCGGTCGCCTGGCCGCCGTGATTCGAACGACGAACGGGTCTGTAGTATCCGGTGAACATCATCGCTCTCTGAGGATACGGGTGCACGGCTGTCCTCTTTTCCCGGAGGAACATTATAGGATTTCCGTAAGGATCTAGCATCACTGAAACTATCGACGATTGGATTAGATTCGATGATGGGTGATTCGGGAGAAGATCTAACGATTGAACGAAACAATGGATGGATTCAGAAAGAAGATTTAGGATCATTTAAATTGGATGAAATCTAGATTCAATGATGGATGATCCAGGAGAAGGTTGTAGGATTGCCATAAAGATCTAACGATTGAATAAAGTAATGGATGGATCCAGGAGGATCTAGCATCATTGAAACTATCGATAATTGAATTAGATTCAATGATGAGTGATTTGGGAGAAGGTTATGAGATTTTCGTAAAGATCTAACGTCACGATTGAATGAAACAATGGATGAGTTATGAGGAGGATCTAGCATCGTTGAAATTATCGACAATTGAATTAGATTCAATGATGGGTGATTTGGGAGAAagttagaattagaatttttataaagatctaACGTCacgaatgaataaaacaatggATGGATTCAGAAAGAAGATTTAGGATCACTGAAATTGGATGAAATCTAAATCCAATAATGGGTGATTCGGGAGAAGGTTATAGAATTGTCATAAAGATTTAACATTGTGATTGATTAAAACAATGGATAGATCCAGGAGAAGGATTTAGCATCGTTGAAACTATCgacaattgaattaaattcaatgatGGATGATCCAGGAGAAGGATTATAGGATTGCCATAAAGATCTAACGTCacgaatgaataaaacaatggATGGATTCAGAAAGAAGATTTAGGATCACTGAAATTGGATGAAATCTAGATCCAACGATGGGTGATTCGGGAAAAGGTTATAAGATTTTCATACAAAGATTTAACATCacaattgaataaaacaaGAGGATGATCCAAGAGGAGGATCTAGCATGAAACTATCGACGATTGAATTAGATCCATAGATTCGGAAGAAGGTTGTAGGATTTCCATAAAGAACTAACTAGGAGGACATGTAACTAAAACTAGCAACAATTGGATGAAATCTGGATCGAAGGAATTGAGTTCGAGGAACGGGAGTATCTAAAATCTGAATCTACGTGGCAAAAGGAGGACAGTAATCGACTtgttccaattaattttacttactaGGCTCAGCTGGAATGACTCTAGACTCCGTCGCCAGGATCGTCGTCGCCACGACGAGGAGGACGAATGTGATCCAATGCGCCATCCTCGAGTCAATCAAATCGAATAGAAGCTGAACTGAAGAACTGACGCgaaatcttgaaaaagaaaaataaagaacgtgCTCTACGAGGTACACCACGAGTtgggggggagggaaggggcaAGCACCGGGCACCTGGTTGGGTCTACCTGGATCGCGAACTTTTTGCACGATGCTGCTATTCTCGAATCCGCAATTGCTTTTATACCAGGAGCTAGGATCACGCGGGGGATGGGATGGATCGGTCGGATCCACGCACACGGAACGGGGATACGGGACCCCTCTGGAGCCCTCCCCACCATCGATCGTCAGGTGGTTGCCTCGTACCCAACAGGATCGTCGTAACGCAAACGTGCGCATCGTTCAACGATACGTGATCGTCATCCGAGATCGGACATCGACTCGATCGAACGCATTAATTGCGAATCTCCCTGCAGAATCTCCGGATGAATTTGCAACAGTGATCGCACAACTGTTGCCGAGCAACCTAAACTTGACGATGAGGCATCGAGGCGAGAAAGATGCATCGATCGAAGAGAAATCGAGCACGAGATTTTGACGCAAGAGGTCGAGGTACAGGTCGACGTTTCGTCCTTTCTTATCCAATCGAATCGAGTCCCGACGAAAGGACGATATACATGGTGCATCGTGTCGAATCCGTTTCTATAAATACCCACGATCGAAGGAACGAGCCGGGACGACTGCTTTCACAAGAATCCGCGTTTCCAGAATTTCTATTCCCTTCCCTCGATCGCCCCTTCccttcatctttctttttatatttcttcaattccGCGACCCGCTCGTTCCACGAATCTCGCTCCCCGAGGGAGAGAATTCGTCCGGGACTCGTCAAAACTCCCCGTGAGGACGTTCGTCGAAATTCGAGGTCGATACACGATAAAATTTCCAGAGGCGAAGAATACAAATCGGGCCCCCACGTTCGCCCATTATACCTTTCCGTGcgtcaaattaatattatactccTATCTCGAAGCCAAGATCTCGATCACGTTCACGATCACGCGCGAGGGCAGGATTATTCTCGGCCGATCCAGCTATCCGCTCGTGTTTCCGTTCTGGCCAAGGCTGCGGAAGCTGATCTCGAAACGGATCCACCCGTTACGGTTAATGTGACGTGTGTTTTGACGTaacttcttaatattaatattatgtcaGTCATACTCGGTCGGTCGAatggaggggaaggggaggaggaggaaggaggagagaggagagggtaTAGGCGAGTTGGTCAGAGGCGACGATAATTCTCGGGGATGATCAGAAGTCCGTAAGAGTCCAATGGCGGTGGCCGCGACGATCGTGATCCGAATTCCCAAGCGGATTCAAGACAGATCCGCCTTCACGTGTCACTGTCCCTTCCCTTTCCCTTCCCTCGTTCCCTCTTTGTCCGTTCACCGGCCGAGCCGCGCCGCGAGGAGCAACGGAATTACGATCGGCTCCGCTAGCGCAACCCCTCGCAGGGAGCCCCTTTTAACAGTATTTTCTCCTCCGTTCGGGGTACATTATTCATCTCGCGCCTCCTCGTTCCTGTttcctctctcctttcctgcctctcctcctcctctcctgtTCCGCGCGCCCTTCTTTCTTCCCGCTCGACTTCTCCCCTTTTACTTTCTCTTACCCCCGCCAAGGGGATCGGACTTcgattcctttccttttttcgaggAACCATCTCTCGCAGGATGAATTGTTGGCCGATTTTCAATAGTCGGCGTCGTTTCGGTCGAGACGTGGCGGGTCCCTTTTCAGGAGGGAATTAGCGAAGCaaggatttaattttcaatcaaggcgacattatttaaataatcgttgCAGTAAATTTCAATGAGGCGATATAAACGTCTCGAGgtcgatcgattaaaaatcgtcGGTCGGTTGGAAGCTTCGCACGTTCCAAAAGAGCGAGGCGCGTGttaagaggaggagaaggagggggagaaggaggaggaggatcgacGTATCAGGGTAATTTCCGTTTTGGAAATGATTTCGCGGCTTGGATCGATCGGTTCGGCCGGTGGTGGTACCGTACAGCTATCGAGTGGTGAATACTTTATGAATTCGTACCAATTCATGAATCAACTTCCAAACGCACCGTTTTCCAAGTCACGCATATCGTATTTTCGAGCGTGACCAGGCGACGCAAACCGGCACGTCCACTTCTGATACAACGAACGGCCGTTCCGCACGGATGCACCAGGATTCGCGATGCTTCTGCGAAAAATTTGCATCGCAGTTGGATATCGCTCTCGAACCcgccattttttcccccctttttctttctttttcatcgagcACGACGTCCGTTCCTCACGACCGCGCATCGACACGACGACTCCTCTCTCGCCGAGCGGATTGGACGGATTATCTCGTGAATTCTTTCGTccttcccctctctttcttttcctctaaAAACTACGATAAAATAGCAATGCAGTTGAGATATTGCAAGCGATTTTCAAACGTATGACGATCGTTTAGAGATCGTAGAAGAGTGTTTAAACGCGCAACGGTCTCCGTTTCGAGGATGGAGGAGAAGGCTGGTTCGTCGACCTCGTAAAACCGATCCTATTTCGCGAATCCCCGACGCAGAAATCAGTCCATTTGTCCCGCGTTAAAATTCACGACGCGCGATCGTTGGCCGCAGACCTGTAGTTGCCTAGATACGACAAACGTGATCGAGAGGAATGTACACGCGTTCTGTTAGCCGTTGTTGCTGGCTAGCAACAATTCCCAAAATCTAGTTTCGCGTTTACTTTGGGAAAATTGCTTCGCGACGTTCATCGAATAAACCGGTCGAACCGAATCATTTTATCCAAATTATTCCAGATAATATCGTTTGTGGATCAAACGTGATATTGGCAAAATATCTATGCATatatccaaaattttactttttattttgggGAACAGTTGCTTCGTCACATCGGAATGGATAAgtgttttaaattgtttttgacTCGTatctaaattataagataCCAACGATATCATTTCTATCGGTTAAAAATACGGATCAAACGCGACCCAGCTTGGATTAAATTGTAGAATTTTAATGACAAAATATATCTGTTTAAAATCTACTTTACTTTGGatcattttatctaaattataaaataccaataataTCGTTTCTATCGATCAAAAATAGGGATTAAACGCAGCTTGGATTAAtaggattaaattttaatgacaaAATATCTATACACATGGTTAAAATCTACTTTCGCGTTGCTTTGAGAAAATGAGTCCGAGTCATTTTTGACTCGCATCTAAACTATAGGATACACATACGATAAAAAGAGCTacgaattaaatctaataaggTAAATCCTTCCGATGCCAGCGAAATGTCCAATATGAATCAAAGTTGGATGACAAATCCGCAAATATCGAAATGCAGAGGACAAGCGTATTAGAACGCTTAGCTCGCGGACAATCAACGCAGTACGTCATCCGGTTGCGAGGATCCGAGCAGCCCGTATGTAAACCTATGATGCAAGTCCCATAACAATGATGTTCAATGTCCGTCCGTTCACCGCGTCGCTCTTTGGAGCCATTCGTCTTCAGGAATCCCTTTGTTGGCCGTTTTCCATTGTTTTCCGTTGTTTTTCCCCCGAGCACCGTAACTGCGCCGTTTCTCGGGGTCCCAGGGGTCACGATCCCTAGTCCTGGTCCGTCCgttagagaaaagaaaaggaaaaagaggggaaagaagaaagatcgaGAAGAGTACGCCGATGATTAGAGAAATTATCGCCGAGGAAAATTGGCCGCCGAATTTCCGCGACgaggttaataataaattccgaACGATTCCCGAGCGGAACCGGACGATACCGTT harbors:
- the LOC107993433 gene encoding uncharacterized protein LOC107993433, whose product is MKFSAITLLLIVLQVHYGSFAKLESKENQTEIDQQRSARVHRVSDREFTGNEDSQLKNAIKDIVIKQAVLLGSEEIEKFLTDFPNLSNLVQHETQLFKELNMILMELVRDGTVTLKNIDHTINEMMGMSVSQTSVKPVTKNDNLGNLSNSLEQLGSQENENRENSRLPVSRIESMNEQELRKVKNVAQTLDNVMMEIQKHVTFVRSVFDRLCRKHHSTSSNQSNSNDIGKFASMNQPKKVSIF
- the LOC107993442 gene encoding keratin-associated protein 19-2-like codes for the protein MKIALIVLVTMLAGAIAYPAHPAAEQDAVPEEQESPVSRPIREANPDPHRHFGGFGGYHGYGGYGGYGGYGGYGGFGGFPIGGFGGSHSSAQAGAISSPFGSAAFASSKTGGFGR
- the LOC107993418 gene encoding uncharacterized protein LOC107993418, with amino-acid sequence MAHWITFVLLVVATTILATESRVIPAEPISVMLDPYGNPIMFLREKRTAVHPYPQRAMMFTGYYRPVRRSNHGGQATGVFAQGNAVSGEAFFGGMQPPHLSNGPEPIEEPEVSSAEAQAAPEVDEGYNEDEQHRVQQEEDYQHNENPQQDERRPHDEANRPQGDDQQREEDEQHQHKQQTVPQEQPEPEPAPVFTTEAAAVTPAAEPVITNTEVSQPNRPKAQHGKKTKKTPVVVVDDDEEDDEDEDDDDEPSVPFIPFKGSRRRQNYPNLNNFFPMVFSFPGGSSRSGSSGGSPPGAVTAIANSYSTGKGGVASSVATAYGGSPNGKKRRTPVAEE